Within the Anas platyrhynchos isolate ZD024472 breed Pekin duck chromosome 33, IASCAAS_PekinDuck_T2T, whole genome shotgun sequence genome, the region ttctgcacaacttgtaaaatattcgctactgatcttttaaaaagtggcttgaaaatgggtgatagtgcttgtaCGGGTGAAGCctcgatcctgtttgatgccggaacaaccttcttcggagccatgaaaaagtcctttgcttttattttaatagaattaacgtcTAGTTGCAatttctccctacttgcataaatctgaggatagcatcggcgcagagagcacagagcagcttcagtacatagggatttgatatctgcaccacagtatcctaacaaacaaaaatcaaacgttacatcagtcaaggcccaggtttacaacatgcaacatttaaagaatttgtcatgtcaaaaccaaacaggttaacagggaattcaaagtgctaccgctctgcagggaagtttcatgttgctcactgcctgatatcctgcgcttatgcagctgaagcagactcctcatcaaaaactatactcttgaggcagatgccccagaaccatttaatgttctcagacaacaagaggaacgacaacaaagagtaaatagatgaaagcatctaactctgattgctatgaaggcgtgccagctgcctcgttgactagttgtgcagcaaggcacaagagcttgggtactgcctggtacaagctaaggttctttacaacttggtcacaagcaagaatccattttggtttcagtcttaccaatgcatttctcagctagttcatcaagcaacatgtccggtggcttaggggtccagtcacgagtatgaatcttgaaaatttcttttctagcctggaagcaaaatcattgcattttagcttgtctcaagttttccttaaaaataccaacaagaaacaaacaaacaaaaaaaccaaaacagtcctccctcaaaacccctcatctactaatacgcttttcttacttgctcaactttcaagtattttacagttatttaatatacactctgcattgtcaaccaggaaattgaatatttcttatttgttacacTGGacttttttctaggaacctacagtgaaagaaaaggcatttatagcttcaataacaagtttccaaactacgagACCTAaagacccagaggaaaatactgcaatgaaaaatttatccagaaacatttctttgttgtccaaaaaacttctctaaaatttaacaagctttcattgtgacagtctcattacttcatcacatttgcttttcaggcagtaaattcacagaaagcacttctggcacaatgtttcaaattgctacaattactataaagaagaaaataattatgactcaaactactaccactgatctggggcacaatcaaatgcacaCATGCCCCCTATTCATTCATAAGTGAAGGactgagaccaaaaacacaacttcatgatgaaagcgcccaagtggactaaataattaagcaaacaggtacaactttgggaatgaaaggtttgattacagaactaactacttggtggtatcaTCTTGACCATATATATTcagtaccagatttgccctccatggaacaacgcagtgtctccacatatcactctcttgttcaagttgtcaatttttttttcctataaagttggactttgccatggtagcgCTAACGTTGAATttcagttctcacctctttatttggcaagttgaagaggaactctctgtcaaagcgtcctggtcttcgtaaagcaggatctatagaatccagtctgttggtagctccgattaccacgatctccccgCTGTTAACTATGCCGTCCagaagcgtcagaagagttgaaacaatggaactaatagaaaaatataatttttacttactggttcagtaaattttgtcacattccacatgactttcttCCATGAGTAGTCAAAAAGGACAAGCTTTAAGGACAAGACTCATTTTAAGACATAAACAATAGGTAAGTTAACACAGACCACATGCTGATATCAGGCTTAGTAAATTGGTTTCAACTATTGTTTAGAAGCACCTGTTTTGGCATTGAGTTACAAGTTTTCAGGATAAATTAACGTGttcacagtaaattaaacaggtcatcatcctttttttttttttttcattccccaaAGATCAAGCAGATTTTATGTAGGTGCAAAACTGTAATACCTATGAATGTGGTCTTGTTTACTAGAGCGCACAGGAGCGAGACCATCTATCtcgtcaaagaaaataattgaaggtCGCATCTGATAGGCCtagcacaaaaacacagagtaaaacaccattatctaaaggaaaaatacacaaaaacatcatgGTTGGAATGTCATCTAAACtagatttttcacttcagcctCTGGGACCTCTACTGATAGAGCTACTGGAGTATCTGGCATGACTAACAGAAGACAGCAGTCTGTGTCAACCCACTGTATCCGGGTGACAGGAAGCAAATCGTTCCAGTAGCTCCTACAGCTGAcattcacagcagaaacactggcatttccgtttcagtgggaaaaaaaaaataacaaaatacaaaaaaagcaagttctacttaaaaacgttgaccacagaaaataatggtttcAACTCTGACAGAACACACTGTGCATTTCAACCTTACCTGTTCAAATAACACACGAAGTTGGCGTTCTGATTCCCCCACGTATTTTCTCATGCAGTCCGAAGCACTTctcataaaaaatgttatttttctgtcacttcgGCTATATTCACCGGCAAGTGCACGAGCAACTAGTGTTTTCCCTGTTCCTGGGGGGCCATAAAATAGACAGCCTCTGCAATAAAAAACGAtccagataggaaaaaaaacatcatgatGAGTACCTCCTACAACCATCATCTCTAGAACAAGCGTCTTTCCTAACCAAAACACATCATGTACAAGACAGCAGTAATAGCTGAAGTGTGGGTAGAGTCAGAACAGATagaagttctgcatttttacaacgtttcacaagaaaattcatttttttcacccaaagaaatgaataagGGGGTAACTCAAGTGTATAAAACCTTCAAAAGAGAGCATACTGTCCCAGAAGGACACTTCCAAAACTGCTGACAAACAGTTTGATCACAGCAAACCGGAGCCAAACAGGCAAACTTCAGCACAGAATCTGAGAATGGGCTGAATGGTGAATCAccacttcattcttcagtgATAAACTGCATATTCTTGCTTTCACAATATGCAGAATCTGATAGTAAAGCATTTAATGCTCCTCTCAAAAGCATTAAGTTACTGGGTTTGGTCTCTCAGACCATCTATTGCTGATGGCACGTGAGGAAGCCTAAAGCCGGAAGGAAAAGAGATGCCTTAgcactcagagggaaaaaaaaaaaagaaaacaaaagtaggcaggaaaaacaattgGGCTTCCAGGCAACATATTACAATTGACTTCCACTAGATAATCCCTTCTTGCTTACAAACTAATCAAGCTGACTTGTAcataaaactgagaacaaaaccaCTCCAACCCAACTAACCCAACTTTTTAAAGACACCAGAcggtaaaacttaaaattttaagacgttgcttatatttttaaccTACAAATATTCTGGATTCTATCCATTTTTAAGAAACCACTTTTTGCTACTACTAAAACAAACGTTCACCGCTGCCAAAATGTTGAAGCATGGAAGCATATTGATGCCTGAATTGAactttctcctgaaaacagctgaCTTACGATTTATCACTTTAATGAGTTACCTGGGGGACTGAATATTGAACCGCTGAAAAACTTCTGgatacaggaggggaaaaatcaccATCTCTTTCAAAGCTGCGATGTGTTCGGAAAGACCACCCACGTTCTCAAATCCAATCTAAAGAGAAATTCAACACAACAGAGTTTGTAtgttaaagaaagcagcaacctAGATCAAGGTTTCATCAGAAATTATCTCAGCACAACGGAAACATTCTGGGCAACTTTTGAAGTTGCTTTAGAGAAAACCATCAACAAAGGTAGTTGTAGATGGCACACTGAGATCTTTCATAATCCCTGGAAACACTCGCTGACACGATGATTAGTTTAAGACTTACCGCACTATCTATTTGCATTGCATCTCCCTGACTTCCTCCAACTTTCTTTTGATCCCTCTGAACTCTCTttaggtcctgtttctgaagtttcactCGAAAAGTCCTGATTTGAATTAAGGAGAAGTTAtagggcttctttttctttaagatgcaactcgaagatttttgtttttcataataatgccaagcaaatgtagaaaacattaattaatatatagaaGACCTAACTAATTGACATAAACTCACACAGTTAAATTTAGATAAACTTAAACATGGCTAAATATTCATTTGAAGGAGATTCATCCCTCCCCTATTCTCTAATGACAGCAACCTTCTTGGAGATGTGCTCTCGCTGTCCTCACTGCTCTCACCACTCTCCTCCGTATCACATGTGCTAAGCAAGGGAGATGAGCAAGAGGGTGTAGAATCACTGATGTCATCTGCATGTCTCTGTCTGCAAGCAAGCATATAAaccagaaagttaaaaagaaaatagagcagaTACTAAGTAACACCAAAAATTAAGGGAATTCTATCTCAAAATTTACTCTGAGATCTATTTTCCAGTCCATTGTACTCCTTAGCAATCTGATTTCAAAGGCCATGACATGATTTTCCTCGTGACAACTGTCTGCTTTCAAGAATGCTCAACAAAATATCTGGCAATCAACAGCATTCTCTACGCACTAACTGCTTACAGAATCCAAAAAGCCTTTATCATTACTAAGGCaatttatgatttcatttaGATCTTTTATTGTTTAAGGTTAACTTCATATAGAAACATTAGTTGATTCCAAACAGAAACTAGAGTCAGTATTTgagtgataacttttttttttttttaatccaacaaaACTTCCATAAAGCCTCTCCCTCTAAAtcgaataaaattatttttggttttaagaaaataatttgtatccTTCAAGATTAAATAGTGTGACTAAGATTTTTAAGGGGGGATTCTGGCTTCAGTTCCAGAACCAAagaatttcagttacagaaactcAGACACTACCTCCATAATCATCTTATCAGCGACCCACAAAtattggatttaaaaaagaaaccaacttaAAAGTatccacctcctgccctccaaatatttctttcctctctatcCTCAGACTACCAAAGTACCGATCATAAACTTACTCTGTAATTACCACTAAACTGAAAACCCTTTGAAGCATTATGCAGTAAGGAGACTGACAGCTCTACGGATAAGTAAGAGCTATCACTAGCCATACACCAACCTGGCACGTCTTCTACATTTTTGTGACCCAGCATTTTCAAGTGACTCTTTCTGTCTGACAGAACAGGGCTGGCCCGAGTTAGTCCTCTCTCGATCTCTTTGTcttactgaaaggaaagaatttagaaTAATGATACAGATACATTTAAGAGAGGAGGAtatcaaaagataaagaaaatgccaCGTGTTTCACTCATCCCTAAttccagaagaatttttaaccatttttgcttttcatcagtgCATGGTACAAGTGGAAAACTACGCCCTTTTTAAAGGTGAACTGAAAATCACAAGAGCAAGACTATTAAGTGTGATTAATTACTGTTATATCAAGGATACATAGCACTAAGTAggccaaacagcaaagaaatataaTGGGCACAGGACACACGTGTCTGATAAAAACAGCGAAGTTCATGTGCAGAATGAAggtacagaactgaaacagaactgtgtgcgcaaacacatgtatttgcattgaaaaaaattatctcacTTATGTGCAAGAAATAAGGTTTTAAGAGAAACTGTGCGTTCAACCTGCTTTCCATAGGAGCTTGGTAGCGGTCAACAGGTTTCCTCCGTCGAAGGTTGTAACGCCTTGGAACATCTTCACcgtcattttctttgttctcacttcctcttgctgtttgtaCTGTACCACAAAATGACACCGAATCGTTAAGTACTTTTGCAAATTATATGAAATCCAAAATGCATTACACAGATGCCtgtaagttttattattatcattattttaatgacacagtggatcctgcaaaaccttaagatgaatttatgcaagtcacgtttcagaaatcacaaatcCTAGCAGATGAGCATGCATCTAGACATTGTCTGTCCTCTCTGAAACTGCTGATGGACTTGTCGTCAGCCTCAGTGTTTAACAACAGGCAAAATTCTGTCATATTGCTTAGCTAAGATGcagatcttctgaaaacagctatttcagaaagtCACTTCTTAGTTTGAGAAAGTGTTTAATGGAAAGGGTTTTAATAATCTGTAGTGCTAAGACTAAGCACAGTAATCTAAGTCCAAGTCTAGCTCTGCCACAAATTCTGTGAGCAATAATGGGCCAGACACAGGCTTGAAGCTCACCAATGAGAAAACAATGCCAAATGCACATAAGCTTAGGCCATTAGCTTCTGTCAAGTAACCTGAAGTTGTTTCATGAAAGAtggtaaaaaacacaaaaaccagagTGCAATTATCTACTGGGTTCTGGTGAATATCCTCTCACGTTAACAGCAGGACACCGAGGAAGGAACGTACATACTCCGTTCACCTACCTGTTTGCCAAAAggacttatctttttttcttggaaagcaccgccctctttggtttttattttttaaccccaaaggTTGCATTGCTTTCTGAATGCAAGGTAGGTGCCATGGGGTATACAGACAGCACACGGAAAACTGAGCGATCAGTAAATGAGTTTGTGATCACTACCATCTCCAGTCCTTGGTGTTCCAACACTTCTATCACAAAAGCACgaatttctctgctttattgcTCCACTAACCCTTTCCTTTGTTCCAGTAACTTCCTTTGTAACAACACTGACACTTTCCTCACTCTTTTCTGgcgtatttttcattataaaagtatattctagctctttcctgatttaaaattgtagtttgcattttgatcatcaattaattgccCCGGGCTCATTTCCCATTCAACGTGCTATTTAAAACTCCTCTCTACAAGTCTCTACTGCACAGCTCCCTGAAACCCACACACTTTAACCAAGCTTCTCCCTCTAGACTGGCCCCCGCCTTGTATTCAAGCTACTCTTATTCAGACTTTGAGCTAATGTTTTCCTAACTAAACCTCCAAAGAAGTCAACTCTGCTTCTCCCTTACTAGTCCATGGCCCAGCCATTCTTCCTCCGAAGAACTTCCCTCGGGTTCCCACCTGCCACTGTgcatctctctgctcctctgggcCTCTGAAGGGAGGAGCAAagtattttctggggctcagCCTCCTGTCACTGTCTCTCTGAGCTCCTTTGCAGGTGTGCAGGTGAGCTCTCTCACATAATCTAACTTGTCAGCTCATCTACTGCAACACCCTTTTCGGTCCTTAAGTACAGTCTTGCCCTGTTCTGATCTGTTTAGAAAGCTCCTACAAGGATGATCTAATTTACTGCCTTAATCACAACTAACATTCTTCTTAAAAACTGTAAGTTTTCCCATCACTTCCAAGTTAATATGGCCTTTCGTGGCTTAACCTCATTCCACAAGTCACTGAGTACCCAGATGACAGCTCCTAATTACAGGCCCTGACAGCAGCTTACGGCGACTGCCTCCTAAACGCAGAAATGCACAACGCTATCCTCCCTCCTGCTGAGCTTCACGCTTGGGAGGAGCTTTTCATAAACATCTGGCAGCCTATCTACCTTGCTTCCTGAAAAttcttgctgtgctgctcaAAACCATGAAAACTGTCACGCTCCTGCTGTAGCGGTATCACCGTTTCGCATGCTGAGTAATAGTAACGctgtccatttctttccattcccacCTGTCTACAACCATCTGTTGCCTTTTATCTTGTAAGCAGTTTGGAAAAGCACtgttgtttttggtgttttttttttttttcacctttcagCTCACTACAGTACAGCCCCAGAGCTCATACTAAGGCTTGTGAAGTCAATAGCAACACAGAatttttacagaagacaaataCCCTGTAGATTAGCTTCTTTCAATTGTTTAAGGCTTTTGGTTAGAACAGagtaaagaaaacttaaaaccagAACTCACCAATCTCATCTGGACTGCCAGGTCCAGTTCTTTCAAAGTCTGACTTCACTCAGGTGAAGATATCAAGGTTCTCCTAATTCCAAGCAGCAAGAAAGATCGGTCACAAACGTGCAGAAAAACAGACGTGCATACACGTACATCCACTGACAGACACGTCTGTCTGTTGATGCTTACACAGTAACATTATCGAGGCACCCcgtatacacacaaaaaataaattattgcacaAGAGGAGAGAATGGGAATATGATTGCGTGCACCCACAATCAGCAACAAGAGTTTCTGCTCTAAACCAGGGCTCGGTACATGCAGTGGTTAAATACTTGCCCAGATACACAACTGAGTGCATTAGTTAATCAGAGGTTAATAACCTACAGCGTGACAGAACCAAGGAAAAAGAACTACCTTTCTAGCAGACATACCAAAAGAAATCATACAGGCGTGTGAGAGATGCTAATAAAAAGTACTGTGGACAATTCTGGATTAATTTCACAGCCCTGGGCAACCagctctaggtgtccctgcttgagcaggggagggttggaccaggtgacctccagaggccccttctaacctcaaccattctgtgatttgagagaaaaaaaaagggaattcagAGCTAAACTAGAAGCTATGAAAGTAGGTTATCgggaagttttaaaatgatgtgcCTATCCTTcaaaagaacagtaatttaataaaatagttgaATTTAATAGAGCAAAACTAAGACAGAGGAAGTATGATTGCTGCATACAACTTTAACAGGGGTTCCTCTAGAGACAGGGGTTTATTTAAGCTCTCAGGCAAGGccagcacacaaacaaatatacataaagTAGCCATCAGTTCATTCAGCTGGAAATTTGAAAGGCTTCAAGTTCCTGAAAACTCTGGGAGCAGTTTGCAACCAAGGAAGAATTCTAAAATGCAAGTTAGgtcaattaaagaaaacagctccatTTGCCTGTAACAGATGATTAAAGCTACATGATACTGGAGATTCTTTGTgagctctcaggaaaaaaaacgtTAACAGGAATCAAAATTCGAGTGAGTGACCAACACAGGAAGCTATGCACTGCCTTTTGTTAAGCTTTCCAAGTAAGTGCGTTCCTGAGCATGACGAGAAATATGATTTAGGAGTTAAGGAGAAAAAGCTAAACAGCTTAAACTGCCAAgctgatggaaagcagcagtcTTTTTGCATATTCAGTCCCCCAGACAGAGCTTTTAGTAACATTTGGAGTAAAAACCCAAGTCCGAAACAGCCGTTTGTAAACAGCGTCCattcaaaaagcagaaggcaattCAGAAACTGGAGTGGAAGACATGCATTTCAGCATCTCCCCGTTATCCcacatcttctgcagaagatgcttCCTCCACTCTTAAAAGATATCTGGAGCACAACCATATCAGTAAGACATGAAGATATAACCAGAGAGCAAGACCAAATGGTAGTTTAGACCACACTATTCTTTGGAAGGAGGTTATTTCAGTTCAATTAAAATTACAACTAAGTTACTTCCCTACGTGAAATACTCTACAAAAATGGCAAACTGACGGAGTATTTGCTCTGTCATTTGTACCTCAACATCTTCCCAACATCTTTGGCATCTACGCATCTGCtccatttcatccattttttgtAGCACAACTTCCGCAGTACTAAGATACAAAGTTGACGTGTAAGAGCAAAGTTAGgcatgtatgaaaaaaataaaacagcacacaCAATCAATAAGAGATTTTAATGTAGTATGCACAAAACAAAAGTCATTGACACTTAGCCAAGATTTTAGACATTACCAAAAAATTAGGTCAAATCTTTAGTTTTGATAGAGATTTAAGAACAAGCTTTTGAGGATTTGCAAACATACGctgttttcaggtttattttcccctcttactgagcacatttaaaatatatatatatttaaatgcaggaggaaaataagaattctgACATCCTAGTAAGATGTTATAAAAAAATTACGTCAACTTTTAATCCTACTTAAGTTGCTCCGCACAGTAGCATTAAGTCATTTTTTGTTAACCAAGGAAAGGCTGTTTGTTCTTCTCTACACGGGAATCTAAGTTTCGCGTtgtagaaaatgatgaaatgaaaggaaagcaaattctgaagcagaaaacaattttggcttcagaaacagaaataaaccatGGACAGAAACGCAGAATCGCTAGGACTACTTTGCTTTGACTGTATCAAACCGTCCTCAGTTTCTTAACCAAGCATTACATTCACTTTTGTGAGTATGGAAcaaaaagttcattaaaaatgacgGCACTTCTGATGCTAAGAAAACTGCCAAATGGGGAAAACTCAACGAATTGAACTCTCAATGCCAGGAGCAGCCATACCTctttgctgtgaaaaaaaagagcaagtcaaGGCCAACATCATGCCATAGTCCAAAGGCTTGCTAAGAAAGATCATTTT harbors:
- the LOC140000105 gene encoding ATPase family AAA domain-containing protein 2-like is translated as MRPSIIFFDEIDGLAPVRSSKQDHIHSSIVSTLLTLLDGIVNSGEIVVIGATNRLDSIDPALRRPGRFDREFLFNLPNKEARKEIFKIHTRDWTPKPPDMLLDELAEKCIGYCGADIKSLCTEAALCSLRRCYPQIYASREKLQLDVNSIKIKAKDFFMAPKKVVPASNRIEASPVQALSPIFKPLFKRSVANILQVVQKIFPQAQLVLKEDRQQDHLNPILQDGMFNSDDDASLVSGDEFKDGMPDGPEKKLLCFSRSAFCEPTSRRPRLLIVGKEGYGQVSYVAPVVLHALEKFPVHTLDLSVLLTNIAPPEEICGQVPFFFLFSSDSLTVCRGSIELQVR